One genomic region from Quercus robur chromosome 4, dhQueRobu3.1, whole genome shotgun sequence encodes:
- the LOC126724461 gene encoding secreted RxLR effector protein 161-like — translation MQNSQKGFLPFRHGVPLSNDQRPTNLKEENMMRQVPYASAVGSLMYAMLCTRPDICYSVGMVSRYQSNPGLKHWQAINHILKYLRRMRGYMLVYRCEDLIPIGYTDSNFQLDLDFRSSTSGYVFTLGGRAISWRSVKQSCIANSTMEADYVAACEVAKEVVWLKKFLFDLGVMRIEKVPITLFCDNIGADAQSKASRNHKKGKHIERKYHIILDIVARGDVVVVKIDGANKLANSFNKALPQRTFKSHVEGMGVRLVHNSL, via the coding sequence ATGCAAAACTCCCAGAAAGGATTTCTTCCTTTCAGACATGGAGTTCCTCTGTCTAATGACCAAAGGCCTACGAATCTTaaggaagaaaatatgatgaGACAGGTTCCTTATGCTTCAGCAGTGGGAAGtctcatgtatgccatgcttTGTACTAGACCAGATATCTGTTATTCAGTTGGCATGGTCAGTcgatatcaatcaaatccaGGACTAAAACATTGGCAAGCTATAAATCATATTCTCAAGTATCTACGGAGAATGAGAGGttatatgcttgtttaccgGTGTGAGGATTTGATTCCCATTGGTTATAcagattcaaattttcaattagatCTTGATTTCAGAAGTTCCACTTCAGGTTATGTATTCACCTTGGGAGGTAGAGCCATAAGTTGGAGGAGTGTTAAGCAATCGTGTATTGCTAACTCCACCATGGAAGCTGACTATGTTGCTGCTTGTGAAGTGGCAAAGGAAGTTGTTTggctcaagaaattcctttTTGATCTTGGTGTTATGAGAATAGAGAAAGTTCCTATCACATTGTTTTGTGATAATATTGGAGCGGATGCACAATCCAAAGCTTCAAGGAAtcacaagaaaggaaagcacattGAAAGAAAGTACCACATTATTCTAGACATTGTTGCTCGAGGAGATGTAGTAGTAGTAAAGATAGATGGTGCAAATAAGCTAGCAAATTCCTTTAACAAAGCCTTGCCCCAAAGGACCTTTAAGTCACATGTGGAAGGAATGGGAGTTAGATTAGTACACAATAGTCTTTag